One genomic region from Balaenoptera acutorostrata chromosome 1, mBalAcu1.1, whole genome shotgun sequence encodes:
- the GPR61 gene encoding G-protein coupled receptor 61, protein MESSPIPPSSGNSSILGRVPQTPGPSTASGVPEVGLRDVASESVALFFMLLLDLTAVAGNAAVMAVIAKTPALRKFVFVFHLCLVDLLAALTLMPLAMLSSSALFDHDLFGEVACRLYLFLSVCFVSLAILSVSAINVERYYYVVHPMRYEVRMTLRLVASVLVGVWVKALAMASVPVLGRVSLEEGAPSVPPGCSLQWSHGAYCQLFVVVFAVLYFLLPLLLILVVYCSMFRVARVAAMQHGPPTWMETPRQRSESLSSRSTMVTSSGAPQTTPHRTFGGGKAAVVLLAVGGQFLLCWLPYFSFHLYVALSAQPILTGQVENVVTWIGYFCFTSNPFFYGCLNRQIRGELSKQFVCFFKQAPEEELRLPSREGSIEENFLQFLQGTGCPTESWVSRPVPSPKQEPPAVDFRIPGQIAEETSEFLEQQLTSDIIMSDSLLRPAPSPRLES, encoded by the coding sequence ATGGagtcctcccccatccccccgtCATCAGGGAACTCTTCCATTCTGGGGAGGGTCCCTCAAACCCCAGGTCCCTCTACTGCCAGTGGGGTCCCGGAGGTAGGGCTGCGGGACGTGGCTTCAGAATCTGTGGCCCTCTTCTTCATGCTCCTGCTGGACTTGACCGCTGTGGCTGGCAATGCTGCTGTGATGGCTGTTATCGCCAAGACACCCGCCCTTCGaaaatttgtctttgtcttccACCTCTGCCTGGTGGACCTGCTGGCTGCCCTGACCCTCATGCCCCTGGCCATGCTCTCCAGCTCCGCCCTCTTTGACCATGACCTCTTTGGGGAGGTTGCCTGCCGCCTCTACTTGTTCCTGAGCGTATGCTTTGTTAGCCTGGCCATTCTCTCGGTGTCGGCCATCAACGTGGAGCGCTACTATTATGTGGTCCACCCCATGCGCTATGAGGTGCGCATGACGCTGCGGCTGGTGGCCTCTGTTCTGGTGGGTGTGTGGGTAAAGGCCTTGGCCATGGCTTCTGTGCCAGTGTTGGGAAGGGTCTCCCTGGAGGAGGGAGCGCCCAGTGTTCCCCCAGGCTGCTCCCTCCAATGGAGCCACGGTGCCTACTGCCAGCTTTTTGTGGTGGTCTTTGCTGTCCTTTACTTCTTGTTGCCCCTGCTCCTCATCCTAGTGGTCTACTGCAGCATGTTCCGAGTAGCCCGAGTGGCTGCCATGCAGCACGGACCGCCCACGTGGATGGAGACCCCCCGGCAACGCTCCGAATCTCTCAGCAGCCGCTCCACCATGGTCACCAGCTCGGGGGCCCCCCAGACCACCCCGCACCGGACgtttgggggagggaaggcagcaGTGGTCCTCCTGGCTGTAGGGGGACAGTTCCTGCTCTGTTGGTTGCCCTACTTTTCTTTTCACCTCTACGTCGCCCTGAGTGCTCAGCCCATTTTGACTGGGCAGGTGGAGAATGTGGTGACCTGGATTGGCTACTTCTGCTTCACTTCCAACCCTTTCTTCTATGGATGTCTCAATCGGCAGATCCGGGGGGAGCTCAGCAAGCAGTTTGTCTGCTTCTTCAAGCAGGCACCGGAGGAGGAGCTGAGGCTGCCTAGCCGGGAGGGCTCCATTGAGGAGAACTTCCTGCAGTTTCTTCAGGGCACTGGCTGTCCCACGGAGTCCTGGGTTTCCCGACCTGTACCCAGCCCCAAGCAGGAGCCACCTGCTGTTGACTTTCGAATCCCAGGCCAGATAGCTGAGGAGACCTCTGAGTTCCTGGAGCAACAACTCACCAGCGACATCATCATGTCGGACAGCCTCCTCCGTCCTGCCCCCTCACCACGACTGGAGTCCTGA